The following coding sequences are from one Gimesia chilikensis window:
- a CDS encoding alpha-amylase family glycosyl hydrolase, with protein sequence MIKFRNWFFVVFFITLVRPVFGQGGYNDDRVMMQGFMWESHQDGQQTGEGGFQYVVHWREKWYDHVRSKASELADAKIDLIWLPPPSQGEGAGYHPQQYNDFDNNYGSLDEHRQLIHTLLQKGIEPVADLVINHRNGTGGWATFKNPNWPSKYICSNDEFWFQDPSNLPSADDRAILLAGDKGNPDYTGSNYPNWHGARDLDHQNASLRTEIKAYLKKLRNFGYRGWRYDMVKGFDPKYVSEYDFDSQPTFAVGEFWDSNPLRLSEWIDGTKMTGQPDPALKACSAFDFATFELLRHHINSGEYDHLPAIAFKDGVSDGLIAVNKNKSVTFLENHDTGFPQKQFDSFPNNEKVLQGYAFILTHPGVPCIYWKHYFDWGHGEKIKALVRARKYAGVHSGSYIKTEKHGNNYVAIVGDKPEESSTLIVKIGYGLEFKPDENVWRLETFGNGYAVWVRKSKKDSTKDNVDATKPALPFP encoded by the coding sequence ATGATTAAGTTTCGTAACTGGTTCTTTGTTGTATTCTTCATTACTCTAGTTCGGCCTGTATTTGGCCAAGGAGGCTACAATGATGATCGTGTCATGATGCAGGGATTCATGTGGGAGTCGCATCAGGATGGACAACAAACGGGAGAGGGAGGATTCCAATATGTCGTTCACTGGAGGGAGAAATGGTATGACCATGTTCGTAGTAAAGCTTCAGAATTGGCGGATGCAAAAATAGATTTGATTTGGCTCCCTCCCCCTTCACAAGGAGAAGGAGCAGGTTATCATCCACAACAATACAATGACTTTGATAACAACTACGGCAGTTTAGACGAACATCGTCAGCTTATTCATACCCTGCTCCAAAAAGGTATTGAGCCAGTAGCCGATCTGGTTATCAACCACAGAAATGGTACAGGCGGCTGGGCTACTTTCAAAAATCCAAATTGGCCCTCAAAATATATTTGCTCTAATGATGAGTTTTGGTTTCAGGATCCATCAAATTTACCGTCTGCAGATGATCGAGCTATTCTGTTAGCTGGAGACAAAGGAAACCCTGATTATACTGGTTCAAATTATCCCAACTGGCATGGTGCCAGAGATCTCGATCATCAGAACGCCTCTCTTCGCACTGAAATCAAAGCCTATCTGAAAAAGTTGAGGAACTTTGGATATCGTGGCTGGCGATATGACATGGTAAAAGGATTTGATCCAAAATACGTTTCGGAATACGACTTCGATTCACAACCGACCTTTGCTGTCGGTGAATTCTGGGATAGCAATCCACTTCGTCTTTCAGAATGGATTGATGGCACCAAAATGACAGGGCAACCAGACCCAGCTCTAAAAGCCTGCTCTGCTTTTGATTTCGCTACATTTGAACTTCTGCGTCATCACATCAACTCTGGAGAATATGATCATCTTCCTGCCATAGCATTTAAGGATGGTGTTTCCGATGGTCTTATTGCTGTTAATAAAAATAAGTCTGTTACATTTCTCGAAAACCATGATACCGGTTTTCCTCAGAAACAATTCGACTCCTTTCCGAATAATGAAAAAGTTCTGCAGGGCTATGCGTTCATTTTAACCCATCCCGGAGTCCCCTGTATTTATTGGAAACACTATTTTGACTGGGGACATGGGGAGAAGATCAAGGCACTTGTCAGAGCCAGAAAATATGCGGGAGTTCACAGTGGTAGCTACATTAAAACAGAGAAACATGGCAACAACTATGTAGCAATCGTAGGAGATAAACCAGAAGAAAGTAGTACCTTGATTGTTAAAATTGGCTATGGACTTGAGTTCAAGCCTGATGAAAATGTCTGGAGACTCGAAACGTTTGGAAACGGGTACGCTGTATGGGTCAGAAAATCAAAGAAAGATTCTACTAAAGATAATGTAGATGCTACTAAGCCTGCTTTACCTTTTCCTTGA
- a CDS encoding nucleotidyltransferase — protein MKEDLSKFLRAVADDLDIPGHLYEDAVLKYTDVGEWLAQEDSELAQYEPDIYPQGSFRLGTMIRPINDAEEYDIDLVCHLKIKKENTTQKELKDRVGKRLKAREDIEEILNESRRCWVLDYPEPFHMDVLPVIPNIDQLPNGILLTDTELHLWQFSNPIDYAEWFKEQMKVVLREKRAAYAKRYQMSIEEVPEYEVKTPLQRVVQILKRHRDIYFEYDLENRPISIIITTLAAKAYANQPDLYEALISVATRMHEYIEKRENDEWWVENPVEEGENFAHKWNEYPKRREAFLNWLNKVRDDFISASQTESLTKTAAALSPTLGRSVVSRVASSLGIQSNIRSPRPAIRSIIVPKLDDIIDHCLPPDFHENLLVNAKVEIKGDVYRRIGGKYLWKLTDHTVPKKIAIKFVAETNVQPPYEVRWQVVNTGEEARSADCLRGGFDPMPNDSGNIRWEETEYAGTHWIEAFIIKDGECVARSSPLYVRVRRQS, from the coding sequence ATGAAGGAAGATCTAAGCAAATTCTTGCGGGCGGTTGCAGACGATCTTGATATTCCGGGACACTTGTATGAAGACGCGGTACTCAAGTATACGGATGTTGGTGAGTGGTTAGCTCAAGAGGATTCAGAGTTGGCACAGTATGAACCGGACATTTATCCACAAGGCTCCTTTCGGCTAGGAACGATGATAAGGCCGATTAACGACGCCGAAGAGTACGATATTGATCTCGTCTGTCACTTGAAGATTAAGAAGGAAAATACGACCCAAAAGGAATTAAAGGATCGCGTCGGAAAGCGACTCAAGGCACGAGAGGATATCGAGGAAATCCTGAATGAGTCGCGTCGATGTTGGGTGCTCGATTATCCTGAACCATTTCACATGGATGTACTACCGGTGATCCCCAATATCGATCAGCTACCTAACGGTATTCTATTAACTGATACTGAATTACACCTATGGCAGTTTAGTAATCCTATCGATTACGCTGAGTGGTTCAAGGAACAAATGAAAGTTGTGCTCAGGGAGAAACGTGCAGCATACGCCAAGCGGTATCAGATGAGCATCGAAGAAGTTCCAGAATATGAAGTAAAAACCCCGCTACAACGAGTCGTCCAGATTTTAAAGCGACACCGTGACATTTACTTTGAGTATGATCTGGAAAACCGACCAATTTCGATCATTATCACGACACTGGCGGCAAAAGCATATGCAAATCAGCCCGATCTATATGAAGCCCTCATAAGTGTCGCGACACGAATGCATGAGTACATTGAGAAACGTGAAAATGATGAGTGGTGGGTTGAGAACCCGGTAGAAGAGGGCGAGAACTTCGCTCACAAATGGAATGAATATCCTAAACGCCGAGAGGCATTTTTAAATTGGTTGAACAAAGTTCGCGATGACTTCATCAGTGCATCTCAGACTGAGTCACTAACGAAAACGGCAGCAGCTCTATCACCAACACTGGGTCGCAGTGTAGTTTCACGGGTAGCTTCAAGTCTTGGTATTCAATCAAATATACGGTCACCAAGACCAGCAATCCGAAGTATTATAGTTCCTAAATTAGATGACATTATTGATCACTGCTTACCTCCTGATTTTCATGAGAATTTGCTTGTAAATGCAAAGGTAGAAATAAAAGGGGATGTCTATCGTCGCATAGGCGGAAAATATTTATGGAAATTGACTGATCATACAGTGCCTAAGAAAATTGCGATTAAATTTGTAGCTGAAACTAACGTCCAACCTCCTTATGAGGTTCGTTGGCAGGTAGTTAACACAGGAGAGGAAGCTCGCTCAGCAGATTGCTTACGCGGTGGGTTTGATCCAATGCCAAACGACTCTGGCAATATTCGATGGGAGGAAACTGAATATGCAGGAACCCATTGGATTGAAGCTTTTATTATCAAGGACGGAGAGTGTGTTGCTCGTTCTTCTCCGTTATATGTTCGTGTTCGTAGACAATCTTGA
- a CDS encoding DNA methyltransferase: MQSKYQILPPLNEQEYETLKNSIEIDGLNYPIIVDQTGETVDGFHRQRACEELKIKCSRIVRNFDSESEKYELALSLNCNRRQLSQNQKRKVIEGYLLRDPQIANNNLADLVGVSKNTVASVREHLEATGQIDKFEKLRGKDGKLRNKKRNQIITNSDREAEKAILIIGDLPDSCTGKTYDMVTANRRARRNRNAKKRKEKIESVAPVNEDDIRLYHTRFQDLEIIAGIEPESVNLICTDIPYGKEFLPEIESLAEFAERVLVEGGIFITYSGQYHLPEVMEKLGQHLTYRWEISSHYKGDATLLSLGSYKVTSNWKPILVYSKGATTLKGRFNDVSHVQSKEKAWHHWQQPLDEAVKLIHNFSSPGDLVVDPCGGGFTTAIACRNLYRRYIGSDVEAECVSRGRKRLQLTQALSEYVEDAIDIGRSNVIEMLMDWAHIYSVSFGEASDLFHQLSDEIKQTIDYRLITAI, translated from the coding sequence ATGCAGTCCAAATATCAAATTCTTCCTCCACTGAACGAGCAGGAGTACGAAACACTAAAAAATTCCATTGAGATCGACGGCCTTAACTATCCAATCATCGTGGATCAGACAGGTGAAACTGTTGATGGTTTTCATCGACAACGTGCATGTGAAGAACTGAAGATTAAGTGTTCGCGGATAGTGCGTAATTTTGATTCCGAAAGTGAAAAATACGAACTGGCTTTGTCATTGAATTGCAATCGACGCCAATTAAGCCAAAACCAAAAACGAAAGGTTATCGAAGGATATCTGCTCCGAGATCCCCAGATCGCTAACAACAATTTAGCTGATCTTGTTGGGGTATCAAAAAATACCGTCGCTAGTGTTCGCGAGCATCTGGAGGCAACTGGTCAAATTGACAAGTTCGAAAAGCTTCGTGGAAAAGATGGCAAATTACGAAATAAAAAGCGGAATCAAATCATCACAAACTCTGACAGGGAAGCAGAGAAGGCAATACTGATTATTGGGGACTTACCTGATAGCTGCACTGGCAAAACTTATGACATGGTAACCGCTAATCGTCGAGCAAGAAGAAACCGGAATGCTAAGAAACGTAAGGAAAAAATTGAATCGGTGGCACCAGTGAATGAAGATGATATTCGTCTGTATCACACACGATTTCAGGATCTGGAGATAATTGCAGGAATTGAACCAGAATCAGTCAATCTAATATGTACTGACATCCCATATGGAAAAGAGTTTCTTCCTGAAATTGAAAGTCTTGCTGAATTTGCTGAGCGTGTCCTCGTGGAAGGAGGCATTTTTATTACTTACAGCGGTCAATATCACCTTCCCGAGGTCATGGAGAAGTTGGGACAGCACCTCACATATCGTTGGGAAATATCGTCGCATTACAAAGGAGATGCAACACTACTATCACTGGGTAGTTACAAAGTCACTTCGAACTGGAAACCAATACTTGTCTACTCTAAAGGAGCAACGACTCTGAAAGGTCGTTTCAATGATGTCAGCCATGTTCAATCGAAAGAGAAAGCGTGGCATCATTGGCAACAGCCTTTAGATGAGGCGGTGAAACTAATACATAATTTTTCATCTCCCGGCGATCTTGTAGTTGATCCATGCGGCGGGGGATTTACAACAGCAATAGCATGTCGAAATTTATACCGCAGATACATCGGTAGTGATGTTGAGGCAGAGTGTGTTTCAAGGGGAAGGAAACGTCTTCAACTGACTCAAGCACTCTCTGAGTACGTCGAAGATGCGATTGATATTGGTAGATCCAACGTAATCGAGATGCTCATGGACTGGGCTCATATCTATTCCGTTTCCTTCGGGGAGGCCTCAGACCTGTTTCATCAACTATCAGACGAAATCAAGCAGACTATTGATTACAGACTCATAACAGCCATCTGA
- a CDS encoding CBASS cGAMP-activated phospholipase, giving the protein MDEQRFQILSLDGGGIKGLFSAAVLAAIEEDLEINVVDRFDLITGTSTGGIIALGLGIGMRPREIVEFYISKGPAIFNKMWGLRWWQHWIRRKYSQTPLRNALESCFNDKLLGDCTKRIVIPSFSVGDDDVYLFRTPHDKRLRRDKKVPLWKIALATSAAPTFFPSCRHVDRLRLIDGGVWANNPSMVGVVEAYGTLGVPLNAIKVFSIGTTDALASRKKRLDWGGKLPWVTGNDAVDIIMRGQSIGVNNQTKFLLGQNNVIRWDPKVAASDFSLDSVGKVDALIAKAAHYSRIHIPKFEEVFADHIAEEFIPIKS; this is encoded by the coding sequence ATGGATGAACAACGGTTTCAGATACTTTCTCTTGACGGAGGTGGGATCAAAGGACTCTTCTCAGCAGCAGTTCTTGCTGCTATTGAAGAAGATTTGGAAATCAATGTAGTCGATCGCTTCGATTTGATAACAGGAACATCCACAGGCGGAATTATTGCTCTCGGTCTTGGTATCGGAATGCGACCGCGTGAAATCGTCGAATTCTATATCTCGAAAGGCCCTGCAATCTTCAACAAGATGTGGGGACTCCGTTGGTGGCAGCATTGGATTCGTCGCAAGTATTCTCAGACACCGCTTAGGAACGCTTTAGAGTCATGCTTCAACGACAAACTTCTCGGTGATTGTACAAAGCGTATTGTGATTCCGTCATTCAGCGTAGGTGATGACGATGTTTATCTTTTTCGTACTCCCCATGACAAACGACTTCGACGCGACAAAAAAGTTCCTCTGTGGAAAATTGCATTAGCCACCAGTGCAGCCCCAACATTCTTCCCAAGTTGCAGGCATGTTGACCGTTTACGGCTGATTGACGGCGGAGTGTGGGCAAACAATCCATCTATGGTGGGCGTCGTCGAAGCGTACGGAACTCTTGGTGTTCCACTGAATGCGATCAAAGTATTCAGTATTGGCACGACGGATGCTTTAGCCAGTCGCAAGAAGCGATTGGACTGGGGAGGTAAGCTGCCTTGGGTGACTGGCAACGATGCTGTTGACATCATCATGCGAGGTCAAAGTATTGGCGTTAACAACCAAACCAAGTTCCTGCTTGGTCAGAATAATGTCATTCGTTGGGATCCCAAAGTCGCGGCCAGCGATTTTTCATTGGATAGTGTCGGTAAGGTTGATGCGTTGATTGCTAAGGCCGCTCACTATAGTCGAATTCATATACCTAAGTTCGAGGAAGTCTTCGCCGATCATATTGCAGAAGAATTCATACCAATCAAATCGTAA
- a CDS encoding endonuclease, with protein sequence MLRLATVISLLLLIALPVCADEIAPGKYGSELRRILRTDYKPTRTFSYREAREEMFSKIDNEDGKVRLVYTGSIYPTTGIPNHQIVNTEHTWAQSKFRNGTNKNQMKTDLHHLFPTWNSVNGERGNYPFGEIVDSETEKWWNDKDDTTGIPSSNIDDYSESVSGLFEPREDHKGNVARALFYFYTMYEERNINLAWFRPQIPTLMQWHMNDPADEKEKKRSEMIKAFQGNANPFVLDETLVSRIFATDSNDSAPNSGSTPRSLLSMSRRDNLDVENRFEAANSVEETENREFNLFPFEHSNLNRRVRDTNASPSFDNETSNPSDNEIRIATFNIANLGANDEHNRSLITITNILLKTNADLICLQEVQPNSYGKDQVQRIRELLNKAAEFYGTKYYYYRISERDEGDEVTAFLWRKPVEIKSSIDSLPHDPDHDNDGKRTFQRVPQMAKFKAGNFDFIVVNCHLYTKPHGNSSEGRIVENAQISDWLKKVASNPTEKDVILVGDLNRHLGADGDKAWKALMINNHQQFYRFPLLEAIKRDNQSFNPLYHRLAPSDKYSTTASQSRNIYDQVIISKGAYDEFKANPKFGEDVGIIDFDNDKRFEWFAHDYRLTSEYLSDHRPVWIDLKYTGDDDD encoded by the coding sequence ATGTTACGTTTAGCCACTGTTATTTCGTTGCTTTTGCTAATCGCTCTCCCTGTTTGTGCTGACGAGATTGCTCCCGGAAAATACGGAAGTGAGCTTAGAAGGATTTTAAGAACCGACTACAAGCCAACTAGAACCTTCTCATACAGAGAAGCACGCGAAGAGATGTTTTCCAAGATTGATAATGAGGATGGAAAAGTACGACTGGTTTACACTGGCAGTATTTATCCAACGACTGGGATACCTAACCATCAAATCGTGAATACAGAGCACACATGGGCTCAATCAAAGTTTCGTAACGGTACAAATAAGAATCAGATGAAAACTGATTTGCATCATCTCTTTCCTACATGGAATTCAGTAAATGGAGAACGTGGTAATTATCCCTTTGGCGAAATAGTCGATAGTGAAACTGAAAAATGGTGGAACGACAAAGATGATACTACAGGCATTCCTTCTTCGAATATCGACGATTACAGCGAATCGGTTTCTGGGCTCTTCGAACCGAGAGAAGACCACAAAGGAAATGTTGCTCGGGCATTATTTTATTTTTACACAATGTATGAAGAACGGAATATCAATTTAGCTTGGTTTAGGCCGCAGATTCCAACCCTGATGCAGTGGCATATGAACGATCCGGCGGATGAGAAGGAAAAGAAACGAAGCGAAATGATCAAAGCGTTCCAAGGGAATGCCAATCCGTTTGTGCTGGATGAAACATTAGTGTCACGAATTTTTGCTACGGACAGTAATGACTCCGCTCCAAATTCTGGATCTACCCCTCGGTCTTTATTGTCAATGTCAAGAAGAGATAATTTGGACGTTGAAAACCGTTTCGAGGCAGCTAACTCTGTCGAAGAAACAGAGAATCGAGAATTTAATTTGTTCCCCTTCGAACATTCAAATCTCAATAGAAGGGTAAGAGACACCAATGCATCTCCTTCATTTGATAATGAAACTTCAAATCCATCAGATAATGAAATTCGAATTGCTACATTCAATATTGCTAATTTGGGTGCGAATGATGAACACAACCGTTCCCTCATCACGATTACAAATATTCTATTAAAGACAAATGCTGATTTAATATGCTTACAGGAAGTTCAGCCTAATTCTTATGGTAAAGATCAGGTACAACGTATTAGGGAACTTCTGAATAAAGCCGCTGAATTCTATGGAACAAAATATTATTACTATCGAATCTCTGAGCGTGATGAAGGAGATGAAGTAACTGCATTTTTATGGCGAAAGCCGGTTGAAATCAAATCAAGTATAGATTCACTTCCACATGACCCTGACCATGATAATGATGGAAAACGAACATTTCAGCGAGTTCCCCAAATGGCGAAATTCAAGGCTGGAAATTTCGATTTCATTGTCGTGAATTGCCATCTCTACACAAAACCTCATGGAAATAGTTCCGAAGGTAGAATTGTTGAAAATGCTCAAATTTCAGATTGGTTGAAAAAGGTAGCGTCTAATCCAACAGAGAAAGATGTCATTCTGGTTGGAGATCTTAATCGACATCTTGGAGCTGATGGCGATAAAGCATGGAAAGCACTCATGATCAATAACCATCAGCAGTTTTATCGCTTTCCTCTTTTGGAAGCGATAAAGCGGGATAATCAATCCTTCAACCCATTATATCACCGACTCGCTCCATCTGATAAATATAGTACGACGGCATCACAATCTCGCAATATTTATGATCAGGTCATAATTTCAAAAGGAGCCTATGACGAATTCAAAGCCAATCCAAAATTTGGTGAAGATGTTGGGATAATTGATTTTGATAACGACAAGAGGTTTGAATGGTTTGCCCACGATTATCGTTTAACCTCGGAATATTTAAGCGATCACCGTCCAGTATGGATCGATCTGAAATATACAGGTGATGATGACGACTAA
- a CDS encoding HNH endonuclease, translating into MQENPLYNTTKWQRVRERVYERDDGLCQLCGRPGIDTHHLRYDMGFYNEDILILVCRRCHNIWQGKTPNHINDENELKLVLNRIAEIARALDGLECVYDFSGGVCKWGPRG; encoded by the coding sequence ATGCAGGAGAATCCACTTTATAATACGACCAAATGGCAGCGAGTCCGCGAACGCGTTTATGAAAGAGACGATGGACTCTGCCAGCTATGTGGAAGACCGGGAATTGACACGCACCACCTGAGATATGACATGGGATTTTATAATGAAGATATCCTCATTCTTGTCTGTCGGAGATGTCACAACATCTGGCAAGGCAAGACTCCCAATCACATCAACGACGAGAATGAACTGAAACTGGTTTTAAATCGGATTGCTGAAATCGCCAGAGCACTCGATGGGCTGGAGTGCGTTTATGATTTTTCTGGTGGGGTCTGTAAGTGGGGACCACGAGGTTAA